The DNA region attttcaagtgggagaacttgcacaattagtggttgactaaatacttatttgccccactgtacgtgctAGCATTATTTAGTGCCGCTGAAACACCGAGAGGAATTGAAGCACCTTGAGACATTTGATGGCTTCCAAATGCAAAACTGGCACTAGTTGGGCTGaatttttgaggaaaaataatctgaactaactttcttttttttggtgtttgtgtGATAGGTTAAATCGAGATGCTAAGCAGGCGTTAGAGTTTGACTGGTCAGATAAGTATGAGGCCTACGCCTTGGACCTCAAATGCGGAAGATTCACAAACAAGAGTACAGATACGCAGCACCATGGCATTTCAGCTGCCATGATGGAGCAGTGAGTAATACCGTAGTGTATATTGAATTTAAATAGgaatgttcatgtttttttgtcttaCAGGATGTCTAATGTCCCTTCATGGATAAAGTTCACACAGGACAACCTTTACAGGGCCTTCCGGGAGGAAAAGGCCTCTAAAGATCTCAGGCTAGCACTTTGTTTTGATTAGTGTTTGGGtccacaacaacaacatcacTGGGTTACTAACTGTTGTGTTTATGTGTTGTGTGTCAGTGAGTTGGGGCAGCAGGTGCTACTCGATACCACTAAGGACCTGAGAGTCCAGTGCTCCAATGTGGACCAAGCTTTCCTCCAGCGTTGTGGTGAACAGATGGATGCCAAGATCCAGCTAGAGATGCAGTTCAAGCAGGTCGACACACAAACAGTTGTGCTGACAGATAATTACGCGCTACGTATTTGGCAGTAGTTGGCAGTTTACGCCTAAACACGTTCTTTTTTGCACGTCGGATTTGTAGACCTTGGAGCAGATTGGAGCTCAGGAGAGGAACATAGTGGCTCTGCAGAAGGCCATTGACGATAAAGATGCCCCACAGAGAGTGGTTGAGTCCAGGCTGTTCCAACGCTTTCGCAGACCCAACATGGAGCTGTGCAGGGATGAACCACAGATTAGGTACAGGACTAAACACATGCATGTGCACAAACACATACGCGAATGTCTAACGTGTCTTGTTTTTTTGCCTGAACACAGCTTGGAAGGGGAAGTGAGGGAGATAGACGAGACCCTTGCGTCGCTGCACCAAGAGCTGAGGGACGCCCGCAACTCGCTAGCCAACCTGGAAAATGATCGCATGGCACTCGAGAAGGACATAAAGTGTAAATCCTATTCGCTGTTCATCGAAAGGGAGAAATGCATGACTCAACGCAAATTGTATCCGACAATATCCAAACTTTCAGGGTACTGAACAGAGACTCTTTTGTACGTAGTGGGTTTAGTTTCCATTTTGTTTGCAGTGCTAGGGAGGTTTGGACTCTAAAATGCTCACTCACGACGTCACTTTCCGTAAGTCTGAGTAAACCTCCGCACATTGATATGCTTCACATAGAACAACATGAGAGAAATGTCAAGTCTCCGATTTGAAGTTTCTTAATCAAACAACAAAAGTGACTATTCACTTATGTAGACTTATTTTGAGGAGAAAGTACATCACCACTGTTCAAATCAAGCAGTCTAGTGATTTCATTGTAGCAAAAAGGTAATTTCTTCAGTGTTGACCAATGAAACTGgttgtttaaaaaatgtgaagTGTATGTTTTTATGAGAAGCTGTGACAATAGAAATCTGTTCAATTGACGATAGATCGTGAATTGGACACTTTGGTACCCTttgagatgaataataataatgagcaCAGTTGTCATTACATGTACTTATATTGGTTCTTAATAATGATCAAAAACTTTTTACGCAAGTAGTGTCTTTTGGATACTATACAGCAGGGTGTAATTATGACAGATGAGTATGTAACGTCAATTCAAAATGATTTACAGCAagtatccatccattttctcccgcttattcgaggtcgggtcgcgggggcagcagcttcagtcgggaagcccagacttcctccCTGAGCCACATCATCCAGCACCTCTTGGGGGATCCCAaagacgttcccaggccagctgggagacatagtctccccagcgtgtcctgggtcagcCCCGCAGCCTCCTTTCAGTGGGACGTGCCCagaacacctcaccagggaggcgCCCCGGAGGCATCATACTCAGATGCCTGAACCACCCCATCTGGCTCCTCTTGATGCGTAGAAGCAGCGGCTCTACTCCGAGCCCCTACCAGATGACAGAGCTActcaccttatctctaagggagagcctggacaccctACAGAAGACACTCATTTCGGACGCTTGTATCTGGGattttgttctttcggtcacgacccacagctcgtgaccataggtgagggtaggaacgtagatcaaccGGTAAATAGAGAACTTCCCCTTTCGGTTCAGCTCCCTCTTTACCACGACGGAccgatgcagagtccgcatcactccaGGCGCagtaccgatccgcctgtcgatcttccGGTCCATTTTTCCGTCACTCGTGAAGAGAGAAAGATACTTAAAATCCTCTACTTGGGGAAGGGTCTCATCTCCTACCCAGAGAGGGCATCCCACCCTTTCCCGActaaggaccatggtctcagatttggaggtgctgattctcatcTCAACTACTTCATACTCTGCTGCGAACCGTTCCAGTAAGAGTTGAAGGTCACGGCCTGATGACAGaactacatcatctgcaaaaagcagagatgcaatactgaggccaccaaaccataCTCCCTCAATGCCTTGTCTGACACGTTATATAGGGACACGACCCCCGTATCAGGGATTCCAACACCCCACACTCCCAGAGCACTCCCTACAGGACTCCTTAGGGGACATGGTCAAACGGCTTTTCCAAAACCACAAAACGCATGTAAACTGGTTGGGAGAACTCCCATGACCCCCCGTGAACCctactgtcctgttcagctactAGACaaggagaatgggaatctgagtgtctgattggtctgaacatttttattgtaTCAAACGGGAGTAtgaatactcccattgtgatcattcaactgcctcgtttattaggagaaagcagcgaacgggttgggggggacagaaaaaaaagagaataggAGAGAGACGGAAGAAGCaggaacaacaacaagaaatacaatgAACGCCTACacaaactatgaatatgttggtgctattgttaactaattgtatttccagttgacaccctGGGGGGgtcagaaagataagtgattgggagggatgaagtgtacacaaatcagctatgtgaggtgtagaacccagtatttgtgtgaatcccttgtgagtgtggatatgttggcatcctattctatgctgcctgatcgctaatcctgacagtttctctacttgagtgtgtctaattgcacatagtcatgcgtgaatcccatcagacatgtgagTCCTGGAGACGAGCGGAAATGCTCGACAACCCTGCTGAGGGTATAGAGCTTATCCACGGTTCTGCGGCCAGGATGAAAACCATTCTGCTCCTCCTGGatctgagattcgacttcccgacgggccCTCCTCTCCAATGCCCCCagtgaggctgaggagtgtgatccccctATTGTGGAACACACCTTCCGGTCCCACTTTTTAAAAAGCGGGACCACCACcccagtctgccaatccagaggcactgtccccgatgaccACGCAATGTTACAGAGGCGTGTCAATCTAGAcaaccccacaacatccagaaccTTTAGAAAGTCAGGGCGGCTCTCATCCATCCCTAGGGGCCCTGCCACTGAGGAGCTTtttaaccacctcagtgacttcaaccccagcgaTAGGAGGGCTCGCTTCAGAGTCCCTAGGCTAGGGGTAGCCAattccggtcctcgagggcccctacccagcttgttttccatgtctacttcctttaaaacacctgaatcaaatgatcagctcatcagtaagctctgcaggagcctgataacgatcctgattatttgggtcAGGTTGCTACTCCTGCCCTAGGCTTTGCTTCCTCATGGGAAGTCGTGTGGGTGGAGTTGAGGAGGTCTTCAAAGTATTTGGCCTACCGGCTCAAAACATCCCAGGTTAAGGTCAGCAGCGCCTGTTGGTGGTGCACCACTTTCATAGCGTTTACAGCAAGCATTAAGATATTTTTTCATCGATACAGTATACCCTTTAAGACATTTATTTGATTAAAGGCTATGTAAATAAATATCACTTGACGTGACTTGTGGCACTTTATCAGCGCTATTACGAGAATCTAGGggttttcacttttttgtttcattttcaatggatgcTATTATTTTCAGTAATCATGGTCAAACAGGGGTACACTGTATAATGGTTTTAAATAGTCATGTTAACAGAATTATGTGGGTAGGAGTCTGAGCTTTCCATGAAATGTGAATGTTGTGATATTGGTAacaattgttttgttgttttggggAATATTTAGTTGATGGTTGATGTTATGTGAATATTGtcgttttaaatgttttaataatcACAACGTATCCATGTCTTGTCTTGTGGATTTTATTTGTGGTGGTTGAATAAAGCCATTAAAAGTGAAGGCCATTATTCAGTTCAAATGGGATCTGTAGTGTGGACTATTTACTACACTAGAGGGAGTCGTTGAGCCTCATTTTACTATGTATTATCACATTGGGATTCAAATTGCATAGTCACTGTCTAAAAGtatgaaaaatacacaaattgtgAAATATTATACATATTAATTTAGCTGGGAAAGACTCAACATTATCTACAAAAGAGATACAGTACAGATTGTTAACCATTCTTTTAAAATATCATTCCCATTTTGTACTTCTTGGGATTGTCAAAAatcaggtgggtagtaacgcattacacgtactaatgtaaaaatgttacatttacttgggtaactttttgagagaaaTGTACTTatcgttttactaagccatactctttacttgtacttgagtagatttgtgaagaaaaaaaccctACCACtcagggctacacaagagtcgttacatttttccctctttattttactttttttttttttttcttgccagcgaTGTCAAGACTAActcccaatttcaccaatgagacgttgcaacaataatcaccaatcagatgcaagcttgccgttatatgccagcctgttcaatcatgtggcgtctttaaagcaccgaaaAAAGTGAGGTAGAGCGCTgcactcaacatgactcgaaagcgcggatttaaacttctctcccagtttttatttggcgtcGCTTGACctgttaatttcataataggaaatgttttctccacgaGAGGGCACTCAtaatctttggacgaataatgcttcattcagGTTTTATTCTCGTCGGAATTCAgtgatttttcccccctttggcttaatgtggttattcaatagatacagtataataacagttcatatagataacgttgtgctgagaaaaaaatatataggctaattgtttaaaaaaaaaaacaaaaaaaaaaacattgtaagcagttgttCACAATGTTACCCTTTACTAGAGTATTCTttccaccaaatactttttacttgtacttgagtacattttttggatgactacttttacttgagtaatattattttgaagtaacgctactcttacttgagtaaaagttttggctactctacccacctgtgTATATGGCATTGACTTATTCATGAACTCACTTTTAGTGTAGACTACTTAAAAATAGTAACTACGAAGGAACTATtccctattcaaactaggaacaatTTTCTcctctagagggcactcatgctctttggacgaataatgcttaatttctgtcaTTCTTTTCTCTTGGCGAAATTCAaagattttttctttatttgcatttctttggcttaatttggttatgtaatgggttactgTACAGTATCATTTTAACAACAGCTCATATTGATAACTTTGTGCtaagaaaaataatacaattgtttaaaaaaaaaaacaatcaaacaaaaatactcattacttgagtattcttttcaccaaatacttttttacttgaacttgagtacatttttttggatgactacttctacttgagtaatattattttgaagtaaggcTACTCTTGAGTGAATTTTTCGGGCACTCTACAAACCTCTTAACATTTAGTCTGTCGCTGTCGGAACAACATTTGCAACAATCAGATAAATACAGTTTTtaaagatgccgatcgatcgggtccgatcacgtcattttcaaagtatcggaataggcagaaaaatatcggacatgcctttttaatatatatattttttgggtttaaatcgttttctaattgtatttaacgttacagacaaaatgtcatacactcatccagagtagttttggcttaaagtagggctattaaatttattgcgttaacggcgataattttttttttttttttattaatcacgttaagtaattaacgcatgcgctgcacgacccactcacgcattgtcgcgttcaatctttgAAGACGCCATTTTAACTAGATAGTGCTAAAAGTCAGCGTATTATGggcagagagaattttgacagcctttggagccattttttatgtgactaaagccttacaatacctctcagcAATTAATAACGTGGGtgacaatgtggggaagtaaggtagtagttgatcattttcttgacaccctatgttcattcccaacgcagagaagtttTATCaactggtgcccctacgcacagtcatggttgcacttcccatcatgcatttgggcagaagttaaatggctgcagtatcatttactgaaagctcaacaaatacaccagatggccttatttagtcacaatatacaaagtcacatttatcctttaagaattacaaatctttctttccgtggatccctctcacagaaagaatgttaataatgtaaatgccatcttgaggatttattgtcataataaacaaatacagtaattatgtactgtatgttgaatgtatatattcgtccgagttttattcatttttttcttaatgcattgccaaaatgtgtatgatcaggaaaaattatcgggaatgattggaattgaatcaggagcaaaaaaaagcaatcggatcgggaaatatcgagatcggcagatactcaaactaaaatgatcgggatcggatcgggagcaaaaaaacatgatcagaacaaccctaacaGTTTTACATTGCATGTCTTGTAAAGTATTATGTGTACACATACTCGTTTGAATTGAAGAATCACTATATTTCATACAAGATTTGGTTcccttagagcaggggtgttcaaactttttgcaaagggggccagatttggcgtggtaaaaatgtggggggccgaccttggctgacgtcctttacatagaacaatatatttaagcaaaatttagcaagccattcagtgtgtcacatttgctttattattttttaaatgaataatttcaacaatctcgcaactagcctttgcgatGTTCTCTTTcgtctctcgggctcttgcgaaatactactgctgtgatattaaactagcttcaagttgcttcaatttctcgctgcgtatcttccctgtaatcttgtcgtacatgccagcgtgtcttgtttggtaatattgcctcacattgaaatctttaaaaacagcgactgtctctttgcaaatgaggcaggacacagttgttgcgaattttagtgaagaaatagtccaatttccacctatccttgaagcgttggctgtcacagtcaactttttttgttgattgtcgccattttagaaaattggaattaGAGTGTCACATGGAGTAATGTTACTTAGCCCTTAaacacctgcaacatgaagcaattatcagagaatcccaacatttgaaaaatacggtcctaatgaaacctttttttcaaatttgtgaaaagaaaagtcaaaatgaatatgtgtaataagcgccctaatatctataacccatgctaaatcatgttttctcatagaacctgcaaatgcatgtgttgacttgcatccatcattttttttcaaaaagaaatgtcaaaattctaaattagtcagaaaatcatgaaattttaagtgtatcaaacgtgatacatttggcaataaagggttaaagtgctgctgccttttagtgggtaaatgaggagcagcatttcttgtgtaagctacttcatatgctggttgcagtactgctgaccaatttattaagtctgtgtgcgggccagatgttattgattttatgacagaggctgagggccggatgaaatttgaccacgggccgcatttggcccccgggccggactttggaaatGTCTGCCTTAGAGCTTTAAATAGGAAACTTCCCAGATGTACTCTTGGGTTTAAATAAAACGAGGTGGTGCCACGACTGAGGAGCTTATGAaacttcatgaaaaaaaaaaaaatcacaagcaCATCAGACATCGTGATCGTGGTCACAACCAACTCCCATAACATTATTGTCATTGCATAACAGTCAGGACCCCTAGTGGGAGCTTGTCTCTGTTTATGATGGCTTTTTAGAGTGGATTGTGGGCTACATACCAAGTTAAGTAGCATTTACATTTTCACCTGAGTAAATTAGTATGATTGACGACGACTTGATCggagaaaatgttccaaaacatgGACTTGCATAAGTTTGAACACACGTGTCCTTAGAACATGTGACCTTTGTGAAAGGGTGTGCGGGAGTTTAATTGACCTGTATCTAAATTCATTAATATCTGTGGGGAACACTTTAATGAGCTCCAATAGCCATATGATTATATACAAATACAGATATTATACAGATAAAAtgcatattttaatgatttcCCTTTGTTTGACTATGCACTTGATTATGTATGTGAAAATACGGAAAATGAGAAAGAGGGGAGGGATGGCTAAAATTGTCCATCCGAGGGTGTGACAAAAAAGGAAAGAGGGAGGGAAATGTGGAGAATAGAGAGACAAGGAGCAAAAAGTCATTGCTTTTTTTCATCCAGTGCTCCCTTACTCCTTTCCTCCCTGTGACTCCAGGTTGAGAACAACAGATAGGTGAGTTAATTCTTCATCAATCCCTGCTCTTGAATAGACATTTTTAGGTGAGTTATtcttaaatacatttttcattATAGTTCATTTTCCCATCTTGAAGCAGCAGGAACAGtaagctctttttgtcatttaaCCTCTAGACAAACTTTTAGTTGAATTTACGATGGTTCATTATTTCAAACAAGTTTTCCACGAGTATATTAGAAGTTTAACATTTATACGTTTCACTATTTCTCTAAGTAAAAAAGCTTGATTTATAATTGCTTCCTGGCCTGTCTCCTAAATATCCATACCTGCTGTTGATCACATTTTTACGATGGTGTTTGTTTGCTTTTGTGTCTGCATTCTAAATGCATGCAGCCAAACTTGATGGTTTGCGGAAAGCCAACATTTTCTTTGGCTGGATGGAGGGGCCACTTTTAGCTCTGTTAGCCCTCTTACACTCTTTGGTTAAGCCATTTCTCAATCATTTAGATCATTTTGagtatcaatttttaaaaaatccaaataaaacatgtataaaatCCCGGAATGCCACAAGAGGGAAAGAAGAGCAATTTCTAATTATATGCTGTGTGAAAGGAAGGAATTTCAACAGGGCTTTGCATGAATCAAAGGAATTTTGCGGTGTATTTTATTCTGGAGTCATACACTCTTCACCTCAAGGGAGAGTAATTCTCTTTCTTAACCATGTCTTTCCCTCCCTCAGGATGCTGCTCCTCAGCTCCCTATCCACCGCATTCCTGCTGCTGTTTCTTTACCCCTCTGAGCTAAATGCACAGCAGGTGCGGCTTGCAGGTACAGGCCGCCCTGATGAAGGGCGTCTGGAAGTGTTCCACAATGGCGTGTGGGGCACCGTGTGTGATGACCAGGTGGATCTGAACCTGGCCAATGTGGTATGCAGACAACTCGGCTTTCAGCGTAGTCTTACTTGGGCTCACAGTACCAGGTTTGGTCAGGGGCAAGGTAAGTCCGGCATGGTGtggaataggcatgtgccggcatAAGATTTTGACGATATGATAACCTTaatcaaaaataccgcggtttcacggtatcacggtatttcaATTATAgctataaaatgtgttttttttagatataggggctaaaaaatacattttttttctccattgaacgggatttttatatttttcacaacatatttgcaaattggaacgtcaacatgaatataatgttaaaataaataataaaaaaacaaatattttaaaatagaattaaaatagaacttattcacgaaacccacagccacagctcaagttgctaaacattagaacaaaaataattatt from Corythoichthys intestinalis isolate RoL2023-P3 chromosome 8, ASM3026506v1, whole genome shotgun sequence includes:
- the tekt4 gene encoding tektin-4 encodes the protein MSAEVLLSQPHYDSGAMAQGALQEQGAPFETSSGLASAGFRSAKYTPAEWFSGYRSLLQQAGADHQAAQNIQEESRQMRNDTEATTMQTQTDGTRLLGERLQDIHRWKSELQEHINRLLSDTTALLALKLRLEKALDATETPYAIAVDNLTCRSRRLGPDLVRDCVEEELYKEVDLIKNVQALLQRTIAQVTTQIKLNRDAKQALEFDWSDKYEAYALDLKCGRFTNKSTDTQHHGISAAMMEQMSNVPSWIKFTQDNLYRAFREEKASKDLSELGQQVLLDTTKDLRVQCSNVDQAFLQRCGEQMDAKIQLEMQFKQTLEQIGAQERNIVALQKAIDDKDAPQRVVESRLFQRFRRPNMELCRDEPQISLEGEVREIDETLASLHQELRDARNSLANLENDRMALEKDIKCKSYSLFIEREKCMTQRKLYPTISKLSGY